A single genomic interval of Primulina huaijiensis isolate GDHJ02 chromosome 7, ASM1229523v2, whole genome shotgun sequence harbors:
- the LOC140981814 gene encoding transcription factor PCL1-like yields MGEEVKIDDGVPEWEAGLPSADDLMPLSQALIPAELASAFKISPEAPRSMLDVNRASDTTLSSLRAGFNFKPFNNDDKDHAMAESDEPEEGSDPKKTRRVDAADNFTDDAENEAAKTLKRPRLVWTPQLHKRFVEVVAYLGLKNAVPKTIMQLMNVEGLTRENVASHLQKYRLYVKRMQGLSNEGPSPSDHLFASTPVPRHSFNESSSNGNGNYSEKNENNHVGMSIPMPYPPPPIVPMPIMGMAASSASGYSGYESAHSYQHHFQQQYNNMVHQERDWSGNNFKLMK; encoded by the coding sequence ATGGGTGAAGAagtgaagattgatgatgggGTGCCGGAGTGGGAGGCGGGTCTTCCGTCCGCAGACGATCTGATGCCGTTGTCTCAGGCGTTGATCCCGGCGGAGCTAGCGTCGGCGTTCAAGATATCGCCGGAGGCACCGCGGTCAATGCTGGATGTCAACCGTGCATCGGACACCACGCTCTCGTCACTGCGTGCGGGGTTCAATTTCAAGCCCTTCAATAACGACGATAAGGATCACGCCATGGCCGAGTCGGATGAGCCCGAGGAAGGATCTGACCCGAAGAAGACGCGCAGGGTGGACGCCGCCGATAATTTCACCGACGATGCTGAGAACGAGGCGGCGAAGACTCTGAAGAGGCCTCGGCTGGTATGGACACCTCAGCTGCACAAGCGTTTCGTGGAAGTGGTGGCCTACTTAGGGCTGAAGAACGCGGTGCCGAAGACGATTATGCAGCTGATGAATGTTGAGGGTTTGACTCGAGAAAACGTGGCGAGTCATTTGCAGAAGTACAGGTTGTATGTGAAAAGGATGCAGGGGTTGTCGAATGAGGGCCCTTCGCCGTCGGACCATTTGTTTGCGTCCACTCCGGTGCCGCGGCATAGCTTTAATGAATCTTCTAGTAATGGGAATGGAAATTACAGTGAAAAGAATGAGAATAATCATGTGGGGATGTCGATTCCGATGCCGTATCCGCCGCCGCCAATTGTACCGATGCCGATTATGGGGATGGCGGCGAGTTCTGCAAGTGGGTATAGCGGGTATGAATCAGCTCATTCTTATCAGCATCACTTTCAGCAGCAGTATAACAATATGGTGCATCAAGAAAGGGACTGGTCTgggaataattttaagttaatgaAGTGA